The genomic region CATTCCTGTCCATGTGACAGAAAACCAAAAAAACCCATTTTCCTTTTTTCTGACAGGAAACGATCAGCAAACCATATAACGTGAGGTGCGGACATTGAAAGAGGCTATCAAAAATTTAATGGACCTTCAGGCCATTGACCTTGATGTGCAGAAGATTGACGGTCGGATGGCCGACGGCCATGGAGAGTTGTTGTTGGTAAAAAAACGGATTGAAGAGGGCTACGCTGCAATCGACGATTACAAAGAGCAGTTTGAGCAAGGGGATAAACGGCGCCGCGAACTGGAGGCCACGCTTGCCGATGAGGCGGAGCGGATCAAGGATCGGCAGACTAAGCTGATGAGTATCCAGACCAACCGCGAGTACCAGAGTATCCTCAAGGAAATTGAAGATACCAAAGCGGCGAATGCTCAGCGGGAAGAGGAGCTGACCTTGCTCCTTGAACAGTCGGAGTTGATCCAGAAAAAGATCGGAGAGCTTGGCAAGCGTTGCGCTGAGATGGAAGCGCAGCTTGATGCAGACACTAAGCGGGTGGAGCAGGAGGCTGCCAAGTTGGAAACCGATAAGCAGAAAATCACCAAGTCCCGTGATGCCCAGGCTAAGAAGGTTGAGGCCAAATACCTCAATCGCTACGAGATGCTGCGGTCCAAGCGCAATGGCTTGGCCGTTACCGGAGTTACTCGGGGTGTCTGCCGGGGGTGCAATATGAATATTCCGCCACAGATGTTTAATCAACTGTTGAAAGAACAGGAGCTGTTGACTTGCCCAACCTGTAATCGGATGATGTACCATCTGCCCGAGGTTGAGGAGCGATGAGCTGAAGAACGTCGTTTTGTCGGGTTTTAGGTGGATGTGTTGCGTCTATCCACCGTACAGTGCGAATATTTACACACTATGCATTTCATTTTAGGAGTGGGTGCATGATCGCTGGTCCTGTTCGGGTCAGAGGAAAGTCCGAACTCCGCAGGGCAAGGTGGTTCGTAATGCGAACTGGGGGTGACCCCGAGGAAAGTGCCACAGAAAATATACCGCCAGGGCTCACGCCGTGGTAAGGGTGAAATGGTGAGGTAAGAGCTTACCGCCTCCGTGGTGACACGGAGGGCATGGCAAACCCCACCTGGAGCAACATCAAATAGGGAGACACTTGAGGGCGGCCCGCCCGATGTCTTCGGGTAGATCGCTTGAGGCGCCAGGTGACTGGCGTCCTAGAGAAATGATCATGGCCTTCTCCGGCTACCTTTCGGGGTAGTACGGGAGGGTACAGAATTCGGCTTATAGCCCACTCCTTTTTTTTGGCGGGCAGACGGAGTTGTTCCTTTGGTACTTCGGCCTGCCCGTATCTTTATTATGCCCACGACTGCATCACAATCAGCCGCAGCCATTATAACCGCCGGCGGCATTGGCCGCCGGATGGGCGGTGAAGTCCCTAAGCAGTTCCTCAGCCTGGGTGGCAAGCCGATCTTGGTTCGTACCGTGGAGGCCTTTATTCAGGCAGGGTGCTTCCAGTCGATCATTCTCACCGTTCCCAGCGCCACGATCCCCGAAGCGAAAGATCTCTTAGCACGATACGGCCTTGATGCCGACTGTCGCGTTGTTCCTGGCGGCGAGACGCGGCAGGACTCGGTCCTGGCCGGTTTGGAGGCCCTTGATAGGGTCATAGAGGTGGTCCTGGTGCATGACGGCGTTAGGCCTCTGGTCTCTCAGGCAATCATTGCCGGTTGTTTGGAGGCGGTTTGCGCTCATGGCGCCGCCATCACGGCAATTCCGGTAAAAGATACTCTCAAGGAGGCCTCTGGCCAGGAGGTCGTCAGGACCGTTGACCGTGAACGTCTGTGGCGGGCTCAAACACCGCAAGGGGCTCGGGTCGAGTTACTTCGCCAGGCTTATCAGGAGGCCAGCCGGGACCGTTTCTCCGGTACCGACGAGGCCTCGCTGCTTGAACGAAGCGGCTGCCCGGTCATTATTGTTGCGGGTTCTGAAACCAACATCAAGATCACCCTCCCGGAGGACATCGTTATGGCAGAGGCTTTGCTGGCAGCTCAACATGCTGCTGCGCTCGCGTATAAGATCGGCCATGGGTATGATGCCCACCGACTAGTGCCAGGCCGCGCCTTGATTCTTGGCGGAGTGAATATCCCTCACAGCGTCGGCCTGCTGGGTCACTCGGATGCGGATGTGCTGACTCATGCTTTGTGTGATGCCTTGCTGGGGGCTGTCGGCGGTGGTGATATTGGCCGTCATTTCCCCGATACTGATGCGCAGTATCAGGGGATCGACAGCCTGAAACTGCTGGCTCAAGTTATAACCTATGCAGCGGAGCGGGGATTTGTGCTGAGTAATGCCGATATAACTGTCGTTGCCCAGCGGCCAAAACTGGCCTCTTATCTTCCTCAAATGCAAAAAAACCTGGCGGAGGTCTGCCAGGTTTTTTCATCGGCCATCAATATCAAGGCCACCACTACCGAGTCGATGGGCTTTACTGGTCGCGAGGAGGGAATCGCCTGCCACGCGGTGGTTATGGTTGCTGCGAAGGCTTGAGTTTAGGTTGCCCGGGCCGCTTTGGCAAATTGGGTGTCGACAAAGACATCAAGGTCGATTTTGTCCTTCATGATGCCCATTTTGTGGTGCATGTAGTCTTGGATCACTGAGAGATCCTCGATGTTTGGGAAGAGATTGGCGGTGGTGATCCGGTCTGCCGGTTCGGTAAGTACCCGTTTGATGACTTCGGCCTTCTGGCCCAGGAAGTCCGCTCCTATCCGGGCGGCAGTGCTGACTGCGGTATCGATGAAGCGGCCGGACTTGACCAGGCTGTCGGTGAACTCGTGGACGGCGTCGGGGTGGTTTTCGATCATCTCATCACGCACCACCAGGGCGCAGCAGGGATGTTCCGGCCAGATGTCCTTGGATAGGGTGAACTCTTCACCATAGCCCTCGGTCACTGCCTGGGAGGCAAAGGGTTCGGCGACGATAAATCCTGCGATTTCACCCTCTTCGTCGTACTGGAGCGCCTCGACCATCTGACTCGGAGCCATGACTTCAAGCTGTACGTCTTTGCCCGCCCCTGGCTCGATGCCCGCCTCGCTGCACAGTTTATGGAGCAGCATGTTGTGGACCGAGAGCTGGTAGGGGATGATCACGACCTTGCCTTTGAAGTCTTGGATCGTCTGGATGTGGGCTTTTTTGTTGGTGATCAGCACGCTGCCTGACTTATGGCTAAAGAGGATCAGTTTGGCTTTCAGTCCTGCCTTGTAAAGATCCATAGCGGTGGGGGCCAAGATAAAGGCCGCATCGACCTGGCCGTCTTTTAATGAGTTGGCCACCTGCTGCCAGCCCATCATTGGCTGGCACTGGAGGTTGAGATATTTGGACTCCTCAACTCCCTTTCTTATCTTGTCCTGGGTAATGCCCAGAACCAGATGGTCGGTGATCTTCAGATGTGCCACCCTGAAATTAACTTTATCCGCCATGCAAGCTCTCCGATTTCAATTTGAAAACACTGGTTGCCTTGCGTGTTGCAACCTTGAATAGTTGATTATCGGTTAAGATGTCAAAAAATGTCAAGTGAGAATTTTTGCTCTTGCCTCTGGAAAAATCGGCAATCACTGAGTGAGCGGCGCAATTGATCACAGTGTTGATGCAATCTCCAGCTGAGGAGTCAGCACTGACCATCGGTTAACACGAGTTTAGGGTCATGTTGGATTCTGCTCATATTGACAAGACAAGCGCTTTGGAATAGGGTGCTCAACCTGATATTTATATTTTGAGGGAAACCATTTGCTTATGCAACAGACACCTTTGACCTTTGGCCTAATTTGTGTGGCCCTGTCCGGCTCAACCAGCGCGGATATCCTGGATCAGGCCACACCTGCTGCGCTGTTGGCTGATGTCCTTGAAATCCGTTTAGACAGCATGACTCAACCGGCGGTCTCTCCCTTTGTTGGGGTTATTGCCACTCCGCTGTTGTTTACCAATCGGGCGTCTTGGGAGGGTGGGAACTTTTCCGGCTCGGAAGAGAGCCGACTTGTTCTGCTTCATGAGGCGATAGCTGCCGGCGCCGCTTATGTCGACATTGAACTGAAGACCGATCCTGCCCTGCGTGATCCCTTGATTGCAGCAGCCAGACAACACGGCACCAAGTCCATTGTCTCTTGGCATAACTTTACTACCACACCATCCCCGCAAGCCCTACGCACGATCCTTCAGGAACAGTATCGCAGTAATGCGGACATCGGCAAAATTGTCACCATGGCCCAGAGTTTTCAGGATGTGCTGCGCGTCCTCGACCTTCAAACGGAGGCCGCCGAGATGGGGCTGCCGCTGATTGCCTTCTGTATGGGAGGGGCCGGGGTTATCAGTCGTGTCGCCACCCTTGGCCTTGGGGGCTTCATGACTTACGCCGCTGCCGACGGCAGTACGGGGACTGCCCCCGGACAGTTGACGATTTCCTGTCTACGCGCCATTGTCAAGGAGTTGGCTCATGCCAGTTAACGGCGCAACAGAAGTCTACGGCATCCTGGGTAATCCTGTCAGCCATAGCTTAAGTCCGGCCATGCACAACGCTGCGTTTCAGGCCCTGGGCTTAAATAAGGTGTACGTCCCATTTCCGGCGGTTGACGCGGGGGCGGCCATCCAGGGATTCAAGGCATTAGGAATCCGTGGCGCAAGCGTTACCATTCCTCATAAGCAGGCGGTGATTCCTTTTCTTGATTCTATTGATCCTGTGGCGGCAAAGATTGGCGCGGTCAACACCCTGGTTATTAATGAAGGCTTGGTCTTCGGGGCTAACACCGATTGGCTGGGAGCCAATGCCGCGCTCAAACAACTGACCCCCTTGCGAGGGAAAAAGGTGTTGCTCCTGGGGGCTGGCGGATCAGCGCGGGCAATTGGCTTTGGGCTCTTGGAAGAGGGGGCGGAGCTTACCTTGGCCAGCCGGACTCCTGCCACCGGCCAGGCTTTGGCCGAGGTCTTAGGCTGTCCTTGGGCGCCACTGAACTCAGTTATTGGTTTTGCTGCCGATATCCTGATCAACGCCACCTCGGTCGGCATGGGCAAAAGTACCGGCCTCTCACCTGTTCCCAGAGAGGCTGTGGCTAATTTTGCCTTGGTGATGGATATCGTCTACTCCCCTTTGGAAACTCTATTGCTTAGGGAGGCTCATGCCGCCGGGTGTCGGACGATTAATGGCCTGGCGATGCTCCTTTACCAGGGAGTCGCTCAATTTGAACGGTGGACCGGAGTCCAGGCCCCGGTCGAGATCATGCGCCAGGAGTTGGTCACGGGGATGGCAGGCCGCTGAACCCGGCATCCCCAGCAGGAATGATGTAATTTTTCAATTAGCCGTAGGTTGGGTCAGGTCGCAAAGCCGTAACCCAACGCGGATCTCTCAACCACTATTAACCTCTCCTCTTACCATGAAGACAATCACGCCCATCTCCCATATCGATACCGAGATCACTGTCCCCGGCTCCAAGAGCTTGACCCAGCGCGCGTTGATTGCCGCTGCGCTGGCTGATGGAGTCAGTACCTTGATCGGGCCATTGACCAGCGAAGATACCGATTATACCAGCGCGGCTCTTCGGGCCATGGGGGTTGTTATCGATAATTCCGGCCCTGACTGGCGGGTTGAGGGGAATGGCGGTCGGATCGCGACACCGGCGCAGCCGATCTTTCTTGGCAATAACGGCACGGCCACTCGTTTTTTGACCTCGGTCGCCGCCTTGGGCGCGGGCTCCTTTGCCATTACCGGCGGGCCTAGGATGGCGGAGCGGCCAATTCAGCCGTTGATGGAGGCGCTGCGTGGTTGGGGGGTGCGGATCGACAGTGTCAACAAGACCGGATGTCCGCCGCTTGAGATCGACGCTGCCGGTATTGAGGGCGGACAGACGCTGCTGCCTGAGGGCAAGAGCAGCCAGTATCTCTCTTCGCTCCTGCTGGTGGCGCCGTATGCCAGGAAGGGAGCGCGTCTTGATGTCGCGGGCGAGGTGCTGTCCAAGCCGTATGTCACCATGACGCTTGCGGTGATGAAGGCCTTTGGGGTGGAAGTTGAGTCGAGTCCGGCCCTGAATCGCTTTGTCATCCCCCAAGGGTGTTATCAGGCACATGAGTACCGAATTGAGGGCGATGCCTCCAGCGCCTCGTATTTCTGGGCGGCGGCGGCAATTACCGGCGGCAGGGTTACTGTAACGAACGTACCGGAGCCTTCATTGCAGGGTGATGCCGTGCTGGTCACAATGCTTGAGCGAATGGGCTGTCGGGTGGATAAGAGCGAAACCGGTATTACGGTGACCGGGCCGAAGGAACTTCGGGCGATTGAGGTGGATATGGGCGATTGCCCGGATGTGGCCCCGACCTTGGCGGTGGTGGCGGCCTTTGCCCGGGGCACTACGGTAATCAATAACATCGCGCATCTGAGGATCAAGGAGTGCGACCGTCTTCACGTGATGGCGACGGAACTGGCCAAGCTCGGAGTTAAGACCACCGAACGCGCCGACTCCTTGCTCATCGAAGGCGACCCGAGCCGGGCCTCGTTTAACGGCGGCACCATCAG from Desulfobulbaceae bacterium harbors:
- the ispD gene encoding 2-C-methyl-D-erythritol 4-phosphate cytidylyltransferase; this translates as MPTTASQSAAAIITAGGIGRRMGGEVPKQFLSLGGKPILVRTVEAFIQAGCFQSIILTVPSATIPEAKDLLARYGLDADCRVVPGGETRQDSVLAGLEALDRVIEVVLVHDGVRPLVSQAIIAGCLEAVCAHGAAITAIPVKDTLKEASGQEVVRTVDRERLWRAQTPQGARVELLRQAYQEASRDRFSGTDEASLLERSGCPVIIVAGSETNIKITLPEDIVMAEALLAAQHAAALAYKIGHGYDAHRLVPGRALILGGVNIPHSVGLLGHSDADVLTHALCDALLGAVGGGDIGRHFPDTDAQYQGIDSLKLLAQVITYAAERGFVLSNADITVVAQRPKLASYLPQMQKNLAEVCQVFSSAINIKATTTESMGFTGREEGIACHAVVMVAAKA
- a CDS encoding ABC transporter substrate-binding protein — its product is MADKVNFRVAHLKITDHLVLGITQDKIRKGVEESKYLNLQCQPMMGWQQVANSLKDGQVDAAFILAPTAMDLYKAGLKAKLILFSHKSGSVLITNKKAHIQTIQDFKGKVVIIPYQLSVHNMLLHKLCSEAGIEPGAGKDVQLEVMAPSQMVEALQYDEEGEIAGFIVAEPFASQAVTEGYGEEFTLSKDIWPEHPCCALVVRDEMIENHPDAVHEFTDSLVKSGRFIDTAVSTAARIGADFLGQKAEVIKRVLTEPADRITTANLFPNIEDLSVIQDYMHHKMGIMKDKIDLDVFVDTQFAKAARAT
- the aroD gene encoding type I 3-dehydroquinate dehydratase, which translates into the protein MQQTPLTFGLICVALSGSTSADILDQATPAALLADVLEIRLDSMTQPAVSPFVGVIATPLLFTNRASWEGGNFSGSEESRLVLLHEAIAAGAAYVDIELKTDPALRDPLIAAARQHGTKSIVSWHNFTTTPSPQALRTILQEQYRSNADIGKIVTMAQSFQDVLRVLDLQTEAAEMGLPLIAFCMGGAGVISRVATLGLGGFMTYAAADGSTGTAPGQLTISCLRAIVKELAHAS
- a CDS encoding shikimate dehydrogenase, encoding MPVNGATEVYGILGNPVSHSLSPAMHNAAFQALGLNKVYVPFPAVDAGAAIQGFKALGIRGASVTIPHKQAVIPFLDSIDPVAAKIGAVNTLVINEGLVFGANTDWLGANAALKQLTPLRGKKVLLLGAGGSARAIGFGLLEEGAELTLASRTPATGQALAEVLGCPWAPLNSVIGFAADILINATSVGMGKSTGLSPVPREAVANFALVMDIVYSPLETLLLREAHAAGCRTINGLAMLLYQGVAQFERWTGVQAPVEIMRQELVTGMAGR
- the aroA gene encoding 3-phosphoshikimate 1-carboxyvinyltransferase, whose amino-acid sequence is MKTITPISHIDTEITVPGSKSLTQRALIAAALADGVSTLIGPLTSEDTDYTSAALRAMGVVIDNSGPDWRVEGNGGRIATPAQPIFLGNNGTATRFLTSVAALGAGSFAITGGPRMAERPIQPLMEALRGWGVRIDSVNKTGCPPLEIDAAGIEGGQTLLPEGKSSQYLSSLLLVAPYARKGARLDVAGEVLSKPYVTMTLAVMKAFGVEVESSPALNRFVIPQGCYQAHEYRIEGDASSASYFWAAAAITGGRVTVTNVPEPSLQGDAVLVTMLERMGCRVDKSETGITVTGPKELRAIEVDMGDCPDVAPTLAVVAAFARGTTVINNIAHLRIKECDRLHVMATELAKLGVKTTERADSLLIEGDPSRASFNGGTISTHDDHRIAMCFAVAGLAISGVVVADEECVVKSFPDFWERFARLG